In Vicinamibacterales bacterium, the DNA window TCTGCTGGCCCTCGGATGCGTCACGGCCGCGGCAGGCGGCGCCTACGTGGCGACCCGACAGAACGCGACCGAGCCGATCCCGGCCGCCAAGCTCGAGGCGGCCGTTCCGGCGGGGGGCTCCAATGCCGCCGCCGCACCGGCGTCGCCGACCCAACCCGTTGCCGAAACCGAGGCCGCGGTGAGCAGCGCGAAGCCCGCCGAACGTCCCCTCGCGGAGGCCGAGAAGCCGGCCCGCGTGCCGCCGCCGCCGGCGGCAAAGCCGCGTGAGGCGGCTGCGCAAAGGCGTCCGGCCGCGGTCACGCGCAGCGCGCGCACCGACACCCCCGCCGAGCGCACCGTTCCGTTCGGCAGCGGCACTCCCGCGCCCCAGCCGCCGGCGCCGGCCGCGCCTGCCGCGGCCTCCTCCGCGCCGGCCTTCGAGCCCCCGCGTCCGGTCGAGCCGCAGCCCGCCGCGGCACCGGTACCGCAGTTCGAGGAAGTGATCGTCCCGGCGTCGGCGGTGATCGGCCTGCAGCTCGAGTCCACGCTGTCGTCCGAGCGCGCCCGGGTCGAGGATCGGGTCGACGCGCGCGTCACCCGCGACGTGCTCGCCGCCGGCCGTGTGGCGATTCCCGCGGGATCGCGTGTGCTCGGATCGGTGAC includes these proteins:
- a CDS encoding TrbI/VirB10 family protein; amino-acid sequence: MFSRPLAFVLLALGCVTAAAGGAYVATRQNATEPIPAAKLEAAVPAGGSNAAAAPASPTQPVAETEAAVSSAKPAERPLAEAEKPARVPPPPAAKPREAAAQRRPAAVTRSARTDTPAERTVPFGSGTPAPQPPAPAAPAAASSAPAFEPPRPVEPQPAAAPVPQFEEVIVPASAVIGLQLESTLSSERARVEDRVDARVTRDVLAAGRVAIPAGSRVLGSVTLVERGGKVKERARLGVRFHTLVLGDGSEVPLQTEAIYRDGESPAGDSAKKIGVAAVGGAILGGILGGKKGAAIGGATGAGAGTAAVMTGDRQAAQLRGGEIVTARLSSPATITVERR